A single region of the Syngnathus acus chromosome 6, fSynAcu1.2, whole genome shotgun sequence genome encodes:
- the szl gene encoding sizzled, translated as MATLLFLAATLLAPLEAFDLGQSTRCVTIPNQMKVCQDVGYSEMRLPNFLGHSNLEGEVVPRSEDWRPLLQTGCHPQAQAFLCSLIAPVCLDTFIQPCRSLCVAVRESCAPVLACQGHPWPQALDCDRFPTEEDTCLSPHAKFGHFPKDLPKATCQNCPMVEEAPALRTVLDVFCQHDFAVTAKFHHRRRLLTGKPAFEVEGRVEFIRQGPLLPYDTHHLLHQWLLINLGCANTLARPGRSQLYVLTGSVRPDGTLDIARLFPWHKKDANIAGATRKWKHHRC; from the exons ATGGCTacgctcctcttcctcgccgCGACCCTCCTGGCCCCGCTGGAGGCCTTCGACTTGGGCCAGTCCACCCGATGCGTGACCATCCCCAACCAGATGAAGGTGTGTCAAGACGTGGGCTACTCTGAGATGCGGCTGCCCAACTTCTTGGGCCACAGTAACCTGGAGGGTGAAGTGGTACCCCGCTCTGAAGACTGGAGGCCCCTACTGCAGACTGGCTGCCACCCTCAAGCTCAGGCCTTCCTCTGCTCCCTCATCGCTCCCGTCTGTCTGGACAC GTTCATCCAGCCCTGTCGGAGTCTGTGCGTGGCTGTGAGGGAGAGCTGCGCCCCCGTGCTGGCCTGCCAGGGGCACCCTTGGCCCCAAGCGCTCGACTGTGATCGCTTCCCAACCGAAGAAGACACGTGCCTGTCTCCGCACGCCAAGTTCGGCCATTTTCCTAAAG ACTTACCCAAAGCAACTTGTCAAAATTGTCCCATGGTGGAAGAAGCTCCAGCTCTGAGAACAGTCCTGGATGTTTTTTGCCAGCATGACTTTG CTGTTACAGCAAAATTTCACCACCGTCGCCGCCTCCTGACGGGCAAGCCCGCGTTTGAGGTCGAGGGCCGTGTTGAGTTCATCCGCCAGGGCCCGCTGCTGCCCTATGACACCCACCACCTGCTGCACCAGTGGCTACTCATCAACCTGGGCTGCGCCAACACGCTGGCGCGACCCGGACGCTCGCAGCTCTACGTACTGACCGGCTCTGTGCGGCCCGACGGCACCCTCGATATCGCCCGCCTCTTCCCCTGGCACAAAAAGGACGCCAACATCGCCGGGGCCACACGCAAGTGGAAGCATCACAGATGTTGA
- the LOC119123912 gene encoding prolactin-like → MQQSSRMHGIPTDLHSQSDHYLLPSRNMLGKWKCHTHDILTPADKQNAKSLDREKLTEVILRLLGAWGDPLSQLHQSMLKDQNRNKNRERDLIRLNFNKALEMSDVMQELRVGVLKMAEKVSDGLR, encoded by the exons ATGCAACAGTCGTCCAGGATGCACGGCATCCCCACTGACCTCCACTCGCAATCT GACCACTACTTGCTTCCCAGCCGCAACATGCTCGGAAAGTGGAAATGTCACACGCATGATATCCTGACACCGGCTGACAAACAGAATGCAAAAAGTCTGGAT AGAGAGAAGCTGACCGAGGTGATCCTGAGGCTCCTGGGGGCCTGGGGGGACCCCTTGTCGCAGCTGCACCAGAGCATGCTCAAGGACCAAAACCGCAACAAGAACCGTGAGCGGGATTTAATCCGCTTGAACTTCAACAAGGCTCTGGAGATGAGTGACGTGATGCAAGAGCTGAGGGTTGGAGTCTTAAAAATGGCAGAGAAGGTGAGCGATGGATTACGTTAG